The Coccidioides posadasii str. Silveira chromosome 5, complete sequence genome has a segment encoding these proteins:
- the CDC6 gene encoding AAA ATPase (EggNog:ENOG410PHC7~COG:L~BUSCO:5381at33183) produces the protein MAPSVLGKRQRSAADPHGTTLRSPRKRRFAQHEPEIHHDCESDDPFSLPTRQRRSKRLQTCSPQDEPQAKRPKNSEQPNCTASSKPLPKSGQAKKTKELVTDENADPSQFATPQSRRFRDALSTVPPVTPKHRVQVAIKPVTPRTPRPIPSVSARTVYTDARQLFVRSANPGRLVGRQAERDELTRFIQNAVSSKRGGCMYVSGPPGTGKSALVEEVCRELQPRITAKAAYVNCASMTSARDIYRKLVEDLCDESQVFKKSEAERLRGMFFPKKKSCSDIFLVALDEIDHLLTGDQEILYNFFEWSLQTNSRLVLIGIANALDLTDRFLPRLKAKNLKPQLLPFLPYTPAQITNVITTRLQSLLLDDAAVAKGFVPFLHPTAIQLCARKVASQSGDLRKAFDLVRRTIELIEREPKQKFDGVQATSSKPPLLENMNLASPLSPPDTPEPVSRYTAATAPRATVAHVARVTSAAFGHGTTERLQGLNLHQKATLCALISAGRKRRATFNGSNTPTKSPRSTAPTVKELFDTYSSLCRRDNVLQPLSITEFKDIIGSLETMGLVGEAQTRGGRGGAAMASGSVMLRTPTRTGRGITGSPSKMGVDASGLVCYVGEAEIEAQITGPGEGILRALLRE, from the exons ATGGCCCCATCAGTCCTCGGCAAGCGTCAGCGCAGTGCTGCTGATCCTCATG GCACGACACTCCGCTCTCCCAGGAAGCGACGGTTTGCTCAGCACGAGCCCGAGATACACCATGACTGCGAGAGTGATGATCCCTTTAGCCTGCCAACACGCCAGCGCAGGTCAAAACGCCTGCAAACATGCAGTCCGCAAGACGAACCACAGGCCAAGCGCCCAAAAAATTCTGAACAACCAAACTGTACAGCTTCTAGCAAGCCCCTTCCCAAGTCAGGTCAGGCCAAAAAGACCAAGGAACTGGTAACAG ATGAAAACGCGGACCCGAGCCAATTCGCAACTCCTCAGTCCAGGAGATTCAGAGATGCATTATCTACGGTTCCCCCCGTCACGCCTAAACACCGTGTACAGGTTGCCATAAAGCCAGTGACTCCTCGGACACCCAGACCCATTCCGTCAGTCTCAGCTAGAACTGTCTACACCGACGCCAGACAGCTCTTTGTGCGGAGTGCAAACCCCGGTCGCTTAGTCGGTCGTCAAGCTGAAAGAGATGAATTGACGCGATTCATCCAGAATGCAGTCTCTTCGAAGCGCGGCGGGTGCATGTACGTCAGTGGACCACCAGGCACCGGCAAAAGCGCTTTGGTCGAAGAAGTTTGTCGCGAATTACAACCCAGAATCACAGCTAAAGCCGCGTACGTAAATTGTGCCAGTATGACGAGCGCCCGCGACATCTACCGGAAATTAGTTGAAGACCTTTGTGATGAATCTCAAGTATTTAAAAAGAGTGAAGCTGAACGGCTCCGGGGCATGTTCTTCccgaagaagaaatcttgcAGTGACATTTTCCTCGTTGCTTTGGACGAAATCGACCACCTATTGACAGGTGATCAAGAGATTCTCTACAACTTTTTCGAATGGTCTCTGCAGACGAATTCTCGCCTCGTTTTAATCGGAATAGCCAACGCTCTTGACCTCACGGATCGATTTTTGCCTAGGCTAAAAGCGAAAAACTTGAAGCCACAATTGCTTCCGTTCCTACCATACACCCCAGCACAGATAACGAACGTAATCACGACTCGTCTTCAGTCCCTTTTATTAGACGATGCAGCCGTTGCCAAAGGATTTGTCCCTTTCCTCCACCCTACGGCCATCCAGCTCTGCGCGCGAAAGGTCGCATCACAGTCAGGCGACCTTCGCAAGGCCTTTGATCTAGTTCGACGCACAATCGAATTGATTGAGCGGGAGCCTAAGCAAAAGTTTGATGGTGTACAAGCCACTTCCTCCAAACCTCCATTGCTGGAGAATATGAATCTCGCATCACCCTTGTCGCCACCAGACACTCCAGAGCCTGTGTCTCGCTATACAGCTGCCACCGCTCCTCGGGCCACTGTGGCCCATGTTGCTCGTGTCACATCTGCCGCCTTTGGGCATGGGACTACAGAACGTCTACAGGGGCTGAATCTACACCAGAAAGCAACACTTTGCGCCCTAATCTCGGCTGGGCGAAAACGACGAGCAACGTTCAATGGTTCCAATACCCCAACCAAGTCGCCTCGCTCCACTGCCCCAACCGTAAAGGAGCTATTTGATACTTACTCCTCCCTCTGTCGAAGAGACAATGTCCTCCAGCCCCTATCAATCACCGAGTTCAAGGACATTATCGGTAGCTTAGAGACCATGGGCTTAGTTGGCGAAGCTCAAACACGTGGTGGCCGAGGGGGTGCCGCCATGGCTAGCGGATCGGTGATGTTGCGCACCCCTACAAGGACCGGACGAGGTATCACTGGTTCTCCATCCAAAATGGGGGTTGATGCAAGTGGCCTGGTTTGCTATGTTGGTGAAGCAGAGATTGAAGCCCAGATTACAGGACCTGGTGAGGGCATTTTGAGAGCCCTATTGCGAGAGTAG
- a CDS encoding uncharacterized protein (EggNog:ENOG410PIWE~COG:O~BUSCO:5350at33183), with product MEDAALAQFTEVTGSRPETALHYLQLTDYNLQTAMQLYFENGAVDFQPEPQTESAQRSPSRPRASAGYEDEHGVVHIDSDDEGASIPVGTSNQQASTRSGPTFEDDLALARRLQEELYAGGESTETVRAPISRRTETLVGPDADFDDPHSGLLQEVRARQRARAGRPGIFNQRDVTSSIWNDEDPESHRATLSRATGGASESSSKSSMLAEMYRPPFEIMSRLPWEAARSEGRETKKWLLVNVQDPSIFDCQLLNRDIWKNPSIVDTVKENFIFLQFTKDDERGAQYLQYYFPAHDVQDNYPHIAIVDPRTGEQVKIWSGPPVVKASDFLMQLHEFLDRYSLDNAVRNPVAKRKPEVKPQSKLDTMTEEEMLEMALRNSLEGQEAPKHEDPDELTRSISDLKGKGKATASNNDLIDIESLAKNGEEEEDQSSKLFRSIPSDKLHKEPEADPATTTRIQFRHSSGRIIRRFSLSDPVRRLYEWLKASPIEGKAGVEFELVSMGQNLIHILDTSIQDAGLKNGTVMVGYMEED from the exons ATGGAGGACGCCGCTCTAGCCCAGTTCACGGAGGTTACGGGTTCTCGCCCGGAAACCGCGCTGCATTATCTGCAGTTGACAGACTACAACCTGCAGACGGCTATGCAGCTCTACTTTGAAAATGGAGCCGTTGATTTTCAGCCTGAACCGCAAACTGAATCCGCTCAACGATCCCCCAGTCGCCCGCGAGCCTCGGCTGGATACGAAGACGAGCACGGCGTCGTTCATATCGACTCCGACGATGAAGGTGCTAGTATACCTGTTGGTACCTCGAACCAGCAAGCGTCCACACGTAGTGGCCCAACTTTCGAAGACGATCTGGCGCTGGCGCGTCGTTTGCAAGAAGAACTATACGCTGGTGGAGAATCCACGGAGACTGTTCGGGCCCCCATTTCTAGAAGAACGGAAACCCTCGTAGGACCAGACGCCGATTTCGATGATCCACACTCAGGATTACTGCAGGAGGTTCGAGCTAGACAGCGGGCCCGGGCGG GACGCCCTGGCATTTTTAATCAGAGAGATGTTACCTCGTCGATCTGGAATGACGAAGACCCAGAGTCACACAGAGCAACGCTCTCTCGGGCTACAGGTGGAGCGTCCGAATCATCGTCTAAGTCTAGTATGCTGGCCGAGATGTATAGACCCCCATTCGAGATTATGTCAAGGCTACCCTGGGAAGCTGCACGCAGTGAAGGTCGGGAAACAAAGAAATGGCTGCTGGTTAACGTCCAGGACCCATCCATTTTTGACTGCCAGTTGTTAAACAGGGACATTTGGAAAAACCCCTCGATTGTGGATACGGTGAAAGAGAATTTCATCTTCTTACAGTTTACCAAAGACGACGAACGCGGGGCTCAATACCTCCAGTATTACTTCCCTGCACACGACGTGCAAGACAATTACCCGCACATCGCCATTGTCGATCCGCGAACCGGAGAACAAGTGAAAATATGGTCTGGCCCACCAGTGGTCAAGGCCTCCGATTTTCTGATGCAGCTTCACGAGTTTCTCGATCGATACAGCCTTGACAATGCTGTGCGCAACCCCGTTGCGAAGAGGAAACCGGAGGTCAAACCTCAATCCAAGCTAGACACAATGACGGAGGAAGAAATGCTAGAGATGGCCCTCCGGAACAGCTTAGAGGGTCAAGAGGCACCAAAACATGAGGATCCAGATGAGCTCACGCGAAGCATCAGTGACCTCAAGGGCAAAGGCAAAGCTACTGCGTCCAATAACGATCTAATAGACATTGAGTCCCTGGCTAAAAAcggggaggaagaagaagatcagtCTTCCAAGCTGTTCCGCTCCATCCCATCCGATAAGCTACATAAAGAGCCAGAGGCGGACCCGGCTACCACGACCAGGATCCAGTTCCGACATTCCTCGGGCAGAATAATTCGGAGATTCTCCCTGTCAGACCCTGTCAGAAGACTCTATGAATGGCTAAAGGCGTCTCCGATAGAAGGCAAGGCGGGGGTTGAGTTTGAATTGGTCTCCATGGGGCAGAATCTCATCCACATACTTGATACGAGTATTCAGGATGCGGGCCTGAAGAACGGAACCGTAATGGTTGGGTATATGGAGGAAGATTAG
- the SPS1 gene encoding putative protein serine/threonine kinase (EggNog:ENOG410PF80~COG:T~BUSCO:5164at33183), with protein MEGRAVDPETLYTKQNCIGGGSFGKVYKGVDKRTGQAVAIKIIDVENADDEVEDIIQEISILSELNSPYVTKYHGSYLKGSDLWIIMEFCSGGSCSDLMRAGKIEEDYIMIILRELLMGLDYLHTDNKLHRDVKAANVLLTASGQVKLADFGVSGQLSATMTKKNTFVGTPFWMAPEVIKQSGHDHKADIWSLGITAIELAEGQPPYSDIHPMKVLFLIPKNHPPTLQGNFSRPFKDFVELCLRRDPRERPTAKELLRHPFIKRAKKTTYLTELIERYERWVTTHGNELSDDEDEVPTSPHKPTPEEEDLWDFGTVRPAGLGRAAGLRAMNDAAANARAQGIEDHRRHAISQDFASSENLQRKPSNPTLKAPPSPQKTPQRHNFPPSLLSTSQLPPPSKIPLPPSPQKTNYQEQYSTPIHHSKTSFQIEKESPNSMDYDRALQQTLAQDLGYLQLGGNSSHAAPASPPKSLPTPPANEQAYRKPVSAQIPEIPPFRGQAKRTPSRDLPSQPQPSARPQALPGQLPLPPLQHERYAAGPNQKPLPPLVSHRQTSLSSLQSTEAPPRKSADSTTSQSTLAFSAHPAPPDNEITALNGVILPALEAALRRRTCKLHALTRNSGGKQITPAAAELAQKRQYAHEKLKRLVIKAAGVFKEIEKWDDEAPVPMGGEINSFLEGFLEEVLVRVEPEDGEGSPPKK; from the exons ATGGAGGGTCGTGCTGTAGACCCGGAGACGCTGTATACAAAACAAAACTGCATCG GTGGTGGAAGTTTTGGTAAAGTGTACAAAGG AGTCGACAAACGCACGGGCCAAGCGGTTGCCATTAAGATAATTGACGTTGAAAATGCCGACGACGAAGTCGAAGATATAATCCAGGAAATCTCCATCTTATCAGAGCTCAATTCTCCCTATGTGACGAAGTACCATGGGTCGTACCTCAAAGGTTCCGACCTATGGATTATAATGGAGTTCTGCTCCGGTGGGAGCTGCTCGGACTTGATGCGCGCAGGCAAAATCGAAGAGGATTATATTATGATTATCCTGCGGGAGTTGCTAATGGGACTGGATTATCTTCACACCGACAATAAGCTACACAGAGACGTCAAAG CTGCAAACGTCCTTCTTACAGCAAGTGGGCAAGTCAAACTTGCAGACTTTGGTGTGTCTGGTCAGCTTTCTGCGACCATGACGAAGAAGAATACGTTCGTCGGCACTCCGTTCTGGATGGCACCGGAAGTAATCAAGCAATCCGGCCACGACCACAAAGCAGATATTTGGTCTTTGGGGATTACGGCTATAGAACTAGCTGAGGGACAGCCGCCGTACTCTGATATACATCCGATGAAAGTTTTGTTTCTTATCCCTAAAAACCATCCTCCCACATTACAGGGAAACTTTAGCAGGCCCTTCAAGGACTTTGTGGAACTATGTCTCAGGCGGGACCCTAGAGAACGCCCAACCGCCAAAGAACTGCTGAGACATCCGTTTATAAAACGTGCGAAGAAAACGACTTATCTTACAGAATTGATTGAGAGATACGAGAGATGGGTCACTACACATGGAAATGAGCTATCcgacgacgaagatgaaGTGCCTACTTCTCCTCATAAGCCCACtccagaagaagaagatctttgggattttggcaccgTACGCCCAGCTGGCTTGGGAAGGGCTGCCGGATTACGCGCCATGAATGATGCCGCCGCGAATGCGAGGGCTCAAGGTATCGAAGATCATCGCCGCCATGCCATCAGCCAGGATTTCGCTAGTTCTGAAAATTTACAGCGCAAGCCATCTAATCCCACGTTGAAAGCTCCACCGTCACCTCAAAAGACTCCTCAGAGACATAACTTCCCCCCCAGTTTATTATCTACATCTCAATTGCCACCACCGTCCAAGATTCCGCTTCCGCCATCTCCGCAGAAGACTAACTATCAAGAGCAGTACAGTACTCCAATACATCATTCAAAAACATCATTCCAAATTGAAAAAGAAAGTCCCAATAGTATGGACTACGATAGGGCTTTGCAACAAACGCTGGCCCAGGATCTAGGATACCTCCAGCTGGGAGGCAACTCCTCCCATGCCGCTCCCGCTTCACCACCCAAATCCCTTCCAACGCCCCCGGCAAATGAGCAAGCGTATAGAAAACCGGTCTCGGCGCAGATTCCAGAAATACCGCCATTCAGGGGCCAGGCGAAAAGGACGCCCTCTCGGGACCTGCCCAGCCAACCCCAACCATCAGCGCGTCCGCAAGCTCTTCCCGGACAGTTACcccttcctcctcttcaacATGAAAGATACGCAGCAGGACCTAATCAAAAGCCATTACCACCCTTAGTATCTCACCGACAAACCTCACTCTCCTCCCTCCAGTCCACAGAAGCTCCACCGCGCAAGTCTGCCGATTCCACGACATCCCAGTCCACTCTTGCGTTTTCTGCCCACCCAGCACCGCCAGATAATGAAATCACTGCTCTAAATGGCGTTATTCTCCCTGCACTTGAGGCAGCGCTTCGTCGCCGCACCTGTAAACTTCATGCACTGACACGCAACTCCGGTGGGAAGCAAATTACCCCTGCTGCGGCCGAGTTAGCACAAAAGCGGCAATATGCGCATgagaagttgaagaggtTGGTCATCAAGGCGGCTGGTGTGTTTAAGGAGATTGAGAAGTGGGATGATGAGGCGCCCGTCCCTATGGGCGGAGAGATCAACTCGTTCTTGGAGGGCTTTTTAGAGGAAGTACTTGTCAGAGTTGAACCAGAGGATGGAGAGGGGAGTCCTCCCAAGAAATAA
- the CHEK2 gene encoding Checkpoint kinase 2 (EggNog:ENOG41KOG0615~COG:D) yields MDSIYRATAASWKSFQQLAAALKDPEHCLLMPPGKVENQYDRLKLWSGNLGALQTERASLDFRLRESTVVRMNVLKLLNKLQQALTLSVEVAAGTRLPLEKLSLPNDSSDDESSAEDSDEEPLTELGLHMSTITEILADLYRLAFRIRSTATRLRSLKPLLYREVDEQTGIDVFAGFGYFDIRHVEDSFIQLRREAAQKMSMDLSEAVKITAEDRALIDRLGTTITQRRKFIRYWQRHAQKLATVDSEVVPLRPTPTALKNLGRKLEMHGSTEGPKQFDAAPTHNTAKTTLLSETVATKYDRKLDDMLETQSFISYASTTFDMHGEPVDVPPPPSAANKSPEFLCPYCGIMCPSSHARGRAWKAHIFRDLQPYVCTYPACPDGLQMYTTRHAWLEHERLAHRRVWQCFEHQALLFNSKSDLRDHLESQHNNITGAQIENFLEISESSLKDPREKCPICLLERQFYQRLDKHLSFHLERFSTFSTSGIIPKDDGKDESDIDNQSARPRARESIHSASFGPLSFETTPRSVTPPLEEFTLPADIQPVLQSDYLPPTSQGSIEVGKKEIEDMKDEKIEDDDPERTWAYLVPITRNGGSIMSLKHEAAPHAVSISDESKPLARRPFSAKSYLIGRHPECDLILKSATVSNRHCIIYCEEKSGATVAFLQNLSSNGTFVNETFVRRNNRRQLADGDEIAITLEYRFIIKYSRKSHTKSFSEKYTIIKPVARGNFATIYSCVEQSTGIMYAVKKLEKPNDALRLGMQREIAALMTIRHPALLPLEEPFDEIDALYLVMELAPEGDLFDQIVSRKKLTESETRIVCFQLFQGVKYLHERNIIHRDIKPEKILVFDKDLRIKLHVELTMTVANSATDMFGSVGYAAPEILTRPSGTGPYTHAVDIWSLGVVLYICLCGFPPFSDELYTPEFPYNITQQILKGLFSYPSPYWDSVGDPVLDLIDKMLLVNPKDRLTIEGCLEHPWLISGDSSLPVITKSPIETMEDWRPTKLEAEQAGELSSASHQAKS; encoded by the exons ATGGATTCGATATACCGCGCGACGGCCGCCAGCTGGAAAAGCTTCCAACAGCTGGCGGCTGCGCTGAAGGACCCAGAACATTGCCTCCTGATGCCCCCCGGTAAAGTTGAAAACCAGTATGACCGGTTGAAGCTGTGGTCAGGGAATCTGGGCGCTTTGCAGACTGAAAGGGCCTCCCTGGATTTTCGGCTGCGGGAGTCGACCGTGGTGCGCATGAATGTGCTCAAGCTGCTAAATAAATTGCAGCAGGCGTTGACTTTGA GCGTCGAAGTTGCAGCCGGAACACGGCTACCCTTGGAGAAACTTTCGCTACCCAATGACTCCAGCGATGATGAGTCGTCCGCGGAAGACTCCGATGAAGAGCCTCTGACAGAACTCGGTCTCCATATGAGCACAATTACGGAGATCCTTGCCGACTTGTACAGACTTGCTTTCAGGATAAGGAGTACTGCTACGAGATTGAGATCACTAAAACCGTTGCTCTACAGGGAGGTCGACGAACAGACTGGCATTGACGTGTTTGCCGGCTTTGGTTATTTCGACATACGGCATGTAGAAGACTCGTTTATCCAACTCCGGAGGGAAGCTGCCCAAAAAATGTCTATGGACCTCTCAGAAGCTGTTAAGATAACAGCAGAGGATAGGGCTCTAATCGATCGTCTGGGAACGACAATTACACAACGTCGAAAATTTATTCGCTACTGGCAAAGGCATGCACAAAAGCTTGCGACTGTAGACAGTGAAGTCGTTCCACTTCGGCCTACTCCCACAGCGCTCAAAAATTTAGGACGGAAGCTAGAGATGCACGGTTCGACAGAAGGGCCCAAGCAATTTGACGCTGCACCGACTCACAACACCGCCAAAACAACTCTTTTATCCGAGACTGTTGCCACCAAGTACGATCGGAAACTCGACGACATGCTTGAGACACAATCTTTCATATCGTATGCGTCCACGACATTCGATATGCACGGAGAACCAGTTGATGTCCCACCTCCTCCTTCTGCCGCCAACAAGAGCCCGGAGTTTCTCTGTCCGTATTGTGGGATAATGTGCCCATCCAGTCATGCAAGGGGGCGTGCCTGGAAGGCACATATTTTTCGAGACCTTCAACCGTATGTTTGCACTTACCCAGCCTGCCCTGATGGACTGCAAATGTACACTACCCGACATGCTTGGCTCGAGCACGAACGACTGGCGCACCGTCGTGTGTGGCAATGTTTTGAGCATCAAGCGCTCCTTTTTAATTCGAAATCCGATTTGCGTGATCATCTCGAATCACAGCACAACAATATCACTGGGGCCCAAATTGAGAATTTCCTTGAGATTTCAGAATCTAGTCTTAAAGACCCGCGAGAAAAATGTCCCATCTGCCTACTAGAGCGGCAGTTCTACCAACGGCTAGATAAGCACCTGTCCTTCCACCTAGAGCGGTTCTCGACTTTTTCAACTTCTGGAATTATCCCAAAGGACGACGGAAAGGACGAATCCGATATTGATAACCAATCCGCAAGACCTCGTGCCCGAGAGTCCATTCATTCAGCTAGTTTCGGTCCCCTAAGTTTTGAAACCACCCCACGATCCGTGACACCCCCATTGGAGGAATTCACGCTTCCGGCCGATATACAACCCGTTCTTCAATCCGATTACCTGCCACCAACATCTCAGGGTAGCATTGAAGTTGGAAAGAAGGAAATCGAAGATatgaaagatgaaaagataGAAGATGACGATCCTGAACGTACCTGGGCCTATTTGGTGCCTATAACTCGCAATGGTGGTAGCATTATGTCACTCAAACATGAGGCTGCCCCCCATGCTGTTTCAATCAGTGATGAGAGCAAACCTCTTGCTCGAAGACCGTTTTCAGCAAAATCATATTTAATTGGCCGACATCCCGAGTGCG ATTTGATTCTCAAGTCTGCAACAGTATCAAATCGCCACTGCATAATATATTGCGAAGAGAAGAGTGGAGCTACTGTTGCATTCCTACAAAACCTCTCCTCCAACGGGACCTTTGTTAACGAAACGTTCGTAAGGCGCAACAATAGGCGGCAACTTGCGGATGGAGATGAGATAGCTATCACCCTCGAGTATCGGTTTATTATCAAGTACTCACGAAAGTCCCACACGAAGAGTTTCAGCGAGAAATACACCATCATTAAACCAGTTGCAAGGGGTAATTTTGCGACAATATACTCCTGCGTTGAACAGTCCACGGGCATTATGTATGCGGtaaagaagctggagaagCCTAATGACGCACTTAGGCTGGGTATGCAAAGAGAAATTGCTGCGCTTATGACGATCAGACATCCCGCCCTCCTTCCTCTGGAAGAGCCATTCGATGAGATTGATGCATTGTATTTGGTCATGGAGCTTGCCCCTGAGGGTGACCTTTTCGATCAGATCGTGTCGCGCAAGAAATTGACCGAGTCCGAAACCCGCATCGTCTGCTTTCAACTATTTCAAGGGGTCAAATATCTG CATGAACGGAATATTATACATCGAGACATCAAACCAGAAAAAATCCTGGTCTTTGACAAGGATTTACGTATCAAGCTCCATGTCGAATTAACAATGACGGTTGCAAACAGCGCAACGGACAT GTTCGGGTCCGTCGGTT ATGCTGCGCCTGAAATCCTCACGAGACCCTCTGGTACGGGGCCATATACACATGCCGTAGATATCTGGTCTCTCGGGGTGGTGTTGTACATCTGCCTTTGCGGATTCCCTCCATTTTCAGATGAACTTTACACCCCAGAATTCCCTTATAACATTACACAACAAATTTTAAAAGGTCTATTCAGTTACCCATCCCCGTACTGGGATTCTGTTGGCGATCCAGTGCTGGATCTTATCGACAAAATGCTCTTGGTGAATCCGAAGGATCGCTTGACCATAGAGGGCTGCCTCGAACATCCATGGCTTATATCCGGAGACTCCTCTCTTCCAGTTATCACAAAAAGCCCAATTGAGACAATGGAAGATTGGAGGCCGACCAAACTAGAAGCTGAACAAGCAGGAGAATTGTCGAGTGCTTCTCATCAGGCAAAATCTTGA
- a CDS encoding uncharacterized protein (EggNog:ENOG410PR9B), with translation MATGVEIAGLVLGSIPLVISALENYENLLDPTKAFLKYRGQLSRATRELVNQYTSYEQSMQILLSPITDPQELLDMMENANSELWRDKEIEAALRKKLGRSYPACMRTIRDIESTMKAIAGNLNIEGADRITHDGLEAIVAANPPQIEVGRLPRFEFRERIKFTMKRQSIRRCLDDLTKAITQLDTYLEKAEKLEEPYNARSKSKFALPLRVMQQNAGRLFDVLTRTWCSNHSKHSAGILLEQRLATQKKRGTSDWQQKGDLEKYDSHRFGISLLQTPSPRKWLEAEFHIVEPDIATTKLSRSTVKIVISSATTTTHTPATALPYRDPSQLPVVRNLCTVIQQPCHPCIGFYIDEDGCVRGAYPAKAHSTTDVDEGVSLGEILANRPGPLSKQEIYSLSITLASSLLQLNQTPWLQRSWNKTDIMFFRAKESSAAAVDIRYPYLTCEHHHNPPPDGQNIASPGDDCSKILSLGVLLLEISCGQPIEKLRQADDLGPDNKPNELSDLNTVRRWLMTQKNKGDISFAFYSAISHCLKCYVDPASNLEDMEFARNIEEQILAPLENEQNVLLLGPSLSVTHLQHLANS, from the exons ATGGCGACTGGAGTGGAGATTGCTGGCCTCGTGCTCGGGTCAATCCCGCTTGTCATATCCGCCCTTGAAAACTACGAGAACCTCCTCGACCCAACCAAGGCATTCCTTAAATATCGTGGCCAGCTCTCTCGAGCTACGCGGGAGCTCGTCAACCAGTACACGTCATACGAACAGTCGATGCAGATACTCCTTAGTCCTATCACTGATCCGCAAGAGCTCCTCGATATGATGGAAAATGCAAATAGCGAGCTATGGAGAGACAAAGAGATAGAAGCCGCGCTTCGAAAGAAGTTGGGGAGGTCATACCCCGCATGCATGAGAACAATCCGAGACATCGAGAGCACGATGAAGGCGATTGCGGGAAATCTCAACATTGAAGGCGCAGACAGGATCACCCATGATGGCCTTGAGGCAATTGTTGCAGCCAATCCACCCCAAATAGAAGTGGGGAGACTGCCTAGATTCGAGTTTCGCGAGCGAATCAAGTTCACAATGAAGCGGCAGAGCATCAGGAGATGTCTCGATGACTTGACGAAAGCGATCACCCAGTTAGACACATATTTGGAAAAGGCCGAGAAACTCGAGGAGCCTTACAATGCGAGGAGCAAATCAAAGTTCGCCCTTCCGCTCCGCGTGATGCAGCAGAATGCAGGCAGGCTGTTTGATGTGTTGACTCGAACCTGGTGCTCTAACCACTCCAAGCATTCCGCCGGGATCCTGCTTGAACAGCGCTTGGCGACACAAAAGAAGAGAGGCACGTCGGACTGGCAGCAAAAAGGGGATTTGGAGAAATATGACTCTCACCGCTTTGGGATCTCGCTGTTGCAGACGCCGTCCCCTCGAAAATGGCTCGAGGCTGAGTTCCACATTGTAGAGCCTGATATTGCCACAACCAAGCTGAGCAG GTCTACTGTAAAAATTGTCATCTCGTCTGCCACAACCACCACTCATACTCCAGCCACGGCTCTTCCATACCGAGATCCATCCCAGCTCCCAGTAGTCAGAAATTTGTGTACAGTAATTCAGCAGCCCTGTCATCCGTGCATAGGCTTCTATATAGATGAGGATGGCTGCGTCAGAGGTGCATACCCAGCTAAGGCGCACAGCACCACCGACGTGGACGAGGGTGTCTCTCTTGGTGAGATACTGGCAAATAGACCAGGTCCATTGAGTAAGCAGGAAATTTACAGCCTATCTATCACACTTGCCTCCTCCCTCCTTCAATTGAACCAGACTCCGTGGCTTCAGCGGTCATGGAACAAAACAGATATCATGTTCTTCAGAGCAAAGGAAAGTTCTGCAGCTGCAGTCGACATCAGATACCCATATCTAACATGCGAGCACCACCATAACCCTCCACCGGATGGTCAAAACATTGCGTCCCCTGGGGACGATTGTTCCAAGATTCTTTCTCTCGGGGTATTGCTTCTTGAGATCAGTTGCGGCCAGCCGATTGAGAAACTCCGTCAAGCAGACGACCTAGGCCCCGACAACAAACCGAATGAGCTTTCCGATCTCAACACCGTGCGGCGTTGGCTCATGACACAGAAAAACAAAGGGGATATATCCTTCGCTTTTTATTCAGCAATATCGCATTGTCTAAAATGCTATGTGGATCCCGCATCGAATTTGGAGGACATGGAATTCGCGAGAAACATTGAGGAGCAAATTCTTGCACCACTCGAGAACGAGCAGAACGTTCTACTCCTGGGCCCCTCCTTGTCGGTGACCCACCTTCAACATTTAGCGAATTCATGA